TTGCCAACGATTACATTTACATCTTCTATATTAGCTTCTCTTAATGCATCTATAACATGATTAACCATTTCTTTGCCACATACTTTATGTAAAACCTTTGGAGTAGCAGATTTCATCCTTTTCCCTTCTCCTGCTGCTAATAATACAGCACAATTATACATTCTATCACCTCATTATAGGCTTAATTTAAATATTTTACATATTTATTTATTTACACTATATCATTATATTTTATATATTTTACAAATGCAACCTAATAAGCTTTTTTCAGAAAATAACGAATAATAAAAAAAGGAGTATTGTTACTCCTTTATTTTTATTCTTCAGTTGTTTCAACTACTTCATTTGCTTCATCTTTTGCTAATTCATATTTTTCTAATATAGCGCTTTGTATTTTTTCTCTAGTTTCGGTATTTATTGGATGAGCTATATCCTTAAACTCACCATCTGGCGTCTTTCTACTTGGCATAGCTATAAATAGACCATTCTGTCCTTCTATTACCTTTATATCATGAACAACAAATTCATTATCAAAGGTTACTGATACTATAGCCTTCATCTTTCCTTCAGTAGCAATTTTTCTAACTCTTACATCAGTAATTTCCATTAAATTCCACCTCCAAGATGCTTATGTATACATTATATATACTATTCTATATATATATTATTTTTCCTGCTAAAAATTTAAATTTTTTAAATTTTAAATTTTTTAGAAGGATATATTATACTATTATTATCTTGGTCTAATCCTTTAAATTCTATTATAGAAATATATTCGCTAACTAGTTTTTTATCTATACCCACATTATCTACTAATACACCCATACCCAGAAGTTCGCTATCAAATTCTTTTAATAAGTTTATAATTCCTAATGCAGTTCCTCCTGCTTTCATAAAATCATCTATAAATATACACTTACTACCACTTTTAATAGCTCTTTTAGGTAAAGACATATTTTGTATCCTATTAGTTGATCCTGAAACATAGTTTATACTTACAGTAGATCCTTCTGTTACTTTATTTTCTCTTCGTACAACAACTAATTGAACTCCTAGCATTCTTGCAACTTCATATGCTAAAGATACTCCTTTTGTTTCCACTGTAACTACATAGTCTATATCCATGTTATTAAATTCTGT
This window of the Clostridium cochlearium genome carries:
- the spoVG gene encoding septation regulator SpoVG codes for the protein MEITDVRVRKIATEGKMKAIVSVTFDNEFVVHDIKVIEGQNGLFIAMPSRKTPDGEFKDIAHPINTETREKIQSAILEKYELAKDEANEVVETTEE
- the purR gene encoding pur operon repressor, with the protein product MEKFTRNQRISAITKILIENPNKIVNLNKFTEMFNAAKSTISEDLIAIKDVLNKLSLGKIETVSGAAGGVKYICGISKEESSKFAEELCIILKDRERIIPGNFLYVTDLVFNPQIIQKAGLILATEFNNMDIDYVVTVETKGVSLAYEVARMLGVQLVVVRRENKVTEGSTVSINYVSGSTNRIQNMSLPKRAIKSGSKCIFIDDFMKAGGTALGIINLLKEFDSELLGMGVLVDNVGIDKKLVSEYISIIEFKGLDQDNNSIIYPSKKFKI